The window TCGAGATCGCGGAGGTGAGGGCGCTGGCGTTCGGCATCGTCACGGCGATGCCGTCGACCTTGGCGTCCACGGCGTTCTGGATGAGGGTGGCCTGCTGGGACGCGTTGTCGTTGTTCACGTACTGCAGCTCGATGTTGTCCTTCTTGGCGGCCGCCTCGGCGCCCTTGCGGACGATGTCCCAGAAGGTGTCACCGGCCGCCGCGTGCGTCACCAGCGTGATCTTGTACTTCGGGGTGCTCGCGGCCTGGCCGCCCCCGGAGCTGTCGTCGCTGTTGTCGGCTGCACCGCCGGTGCTGCTGCAGGCCGCGAGGCCCAGTGCCGCCACCGCCAGTGCGGCGGCGGTGCGGAACCCTGCACGGGAGCTCTTCATGTGGTTTCCCATCCTCGTCGACAGGTGCCGTCCGCACGGTGCGGAAGCGGCGCTCGGAACCGGTCTCGCGGCGAGCCGGTGGGTGGTGCGGGTGGGGATGCTCAGGGGGTGGTGCTCAAGGACGGGGCCCGAGGTCGATGACGACCCGTTCCCCGGTCTTCAGGGACTGGACCCCGGCGGCGCACACGGCGGCCGCGGCGTACCCGTCCCAGACGCCCGGGCCGTCGACGTTCGTCCCGGCGCGGACCGCGTCGATCCAGCGCTGGAACTCCACGTCGTAGGCGGCGCCGAAGCGCTCCTTGAAGTCCTTCGGGATCGATCCGCCCCAGCCACGGCCCGACTGGGTGACCATGCCCCCCTCGAAGCCCCCGGGAAGACCGATCCGGGCCTGCCCCTTCTCGGCGACGAGCTCGGTGCGGACCTCGTAGCCGAACGTCGTGTTGACGAAGATCTCGACGTCCACCAGGACGCCGGACTCGGTCTCCATGATGACGAACTGCGGGTCCTGCAGGCCGTCGGGAGCCGAGGTCGTGGACCGCGGCGCGATGACGCGGATGGCCACGACCTCCTCCCCCGTCAGGTACCGCACGACGTCCACCTCGTGCACGACGGAGTCGAGCATGAGCATCTCGGAGGAGAAGTTCGGCGGGGTCGTGGCGTTCCGGTGCGCACAGTGCAGGAACAGCGGCGCGCCGTACTCACCGGAGGCGATGAGCGCCCGCAACTGCTGGTAGCCGGCGTCGAAGCGGCGCATGAAACCGACCTGGACGAGCTGGCGCCCCAGCGCGGCCTCCGCCTCGACGATCCGGCGCGACGTCTCCGGTGTCGTCGTCAGCGGCTTCTCGCACAGGACCGGCTTGCCGGCCTCCAGCGCGAGCAGGACCAGCTCCTCGTGGGTGAACCCCGGGGTCGCGATGACCAGCGCGTCGACCTCGGGGTCGACGATCGCGGCCTTCGGGTCGTGGATCGCCCGGACGCCGAACTCCGCGGCCACGGCGTCGGTGCGGACCACGTCGACGTCGCTGACCGCGACCAGTTCCGCCCCCGCCGTCAGCGTCGCCAGCCGGCGGGCGTGGTCCTGGCCCATCATGCCGACCCCGAGCACCGCGACCCGGACCGGACGGGACCGGTCGTACCCCTGCCGCGCGCTGTCCGGGCTCAGGGCGGTCGTGCTGGTCGTGGTGCTCATGACGGGTCGCTCCAGTTCTCTCGGGTCGCCGACTCAGTTCGACGTGGCGTTCGTGGCCGCCGTGACGGCGGACAACTCGTGACTCAACGCCTCCAGCTCCGCGCCCCCGGCCATCTCGTTGGTGAGGCGGTCCAGGCTGATGTCGGCCCGGGAGGAGTCCAGGGACACGTTGCCGCGGTTGAGGATCACGAAGTGGTTGCCCACCAGGTAGGCGTGGTGGGGGTTGTGGGTGATGAAGATGACGCCCAGGCCCGCATCGCGCGCCTTGGCGACGTACTTCAGCACGACCCCGGACTGCTTGACGCCCAGGGCTGCGGTCGGCTCGTCGAGGATGAGCACCTTGGCGCCGAAGTAGATGGCCCGGGCGATGGCGATGCACTGCCGCTGGCCACCGGAGAGCGCCCCCACCGGACGGTCGAGGTCGGGCACCGAGATACCCATCTTCGTCAGCTCCTCGCCGGTGATCTGGATCATCCGCTTCACGTCGAGCCGGGCGAACGGCCCCCACCCGGTCAGCAGTTCCTGGCCGAGGAAGAAGTTGCGCCAGATCGACATGAGGGGCACCAGCGCCAGGTCCTGGTAGACGGTGGCGATCCCCCGGTCCAGCGACTCGCGCGGGGAGGAGAACGACACCTCCTCGCCGTTGACCGTGAGGACGCCGTCGGTGTGGGTGTGCAGCCCGGCGATGATCTTGATGAGGGTCGACTTGCCGGCGCCGTTGTCGCCGAGCACGCAGGTGATCTCCCCCTGCCGCACCGAAAGCGACACCCCGCGCAGGGCGTGGACGTTGCCGTAGCGCTTGCCGACGTCCTTGAGGGACAAGATCTCGGTGTTCGGAGTGAGCGTGTTCACCGCTTGGCCGCCTGGTTCTTCACGACGAGGTTGACGACGGTCGCGATGACGAGCATCGCGCCGAGGAACAGCTTGTTCCAGTCCGCCTGCCAGCCGGCGTACACGATGCCGTTGGTGACGACGCCGTAGATCAGCGCACCGATGGCCGCGCCGATCGCCGACCCGTAGCCACCGGTCATGAGGCACCCGCCGACGACCGCGGCGATGATGTAGTACAGCTCGTTGCCGACGCCGTTGCCGGACTGCACGTTGGAGTAGGCGAAGAGGTTGTGCATCCCCAGCAGCCAGGCCGTGAAGCCCACACCCATGAACAGGCCGATCTTCGTCTTCCTCACCGGGACGCCGACCGCGCGGGCGGCGACCGGGTCACCCCCGGAGGCGAAGATCCAGTTGCCGACCCGGGTGCGCAGCAGGATCCACGTCGCCACGACGACCAGGACGAGCCAGAACAGGATCGGGACCCGCAGACCGTTGCCCACGGGCAGGGTGTAGTTGAAGAAGGCCTTCGCCGAGTCGAAGCCCGCCATGTCGGTGATGGTCGGCGACGACACCCCACCGGAGACGACCTTCGTCACCCCGAGGTTCAGACCGGTCAGCATGAAGAACGAGCCCAGCGTGATGATGAAGCTGGGCAGCCCTGTCCGGACGAACAGCCACCCGTTGAACAGGCCCACCGCCAGCGCCACGACGAGGGCGGCGAGGACGCCGACCCACACGTTGAGGTGCAGCTGGAAGGCGAACGTCGAGGCGGTCAGCGACGCCGTCGTGACCGCGACCCCGGCGGACAGGTCGAACTCCCCGCCGATCATCAGCAGCGCGACGCTGACGGCCATGATGCCGATGGTCGAGCTGGAGTAGAGGACCGTGAAGAGGCTGGCCCCGGACCGCAGCGTCGGCGCGACGACGAGGAACAGGACGAACAGGGCGACGGCCCCGATGAGCGACCCGATCTCGGGCCGCGACAGGATGACCGACACCAACGGCCGGGTGCTCACGCGGTCGTCGGCCGACGTGGCCTTGCCTCCCGCGTGGGTGGTGGCAGCCGAGGCGGCCGGGCCTGCGCCCGCGTCACCACCGGCCTTCGTGCGAATCTCCATCGATCCGTCCTCTCGTGAGGTCGCCGTGCCGAACCCGGCGGTCTAGCGGCAGGAGTTGAGGTAGGTGCGGGTGCGGGTCGCGATGGGCAGCGGCGTGTCGAACGCCACCGGGTAGAGGTCCTGCTCGACGATCGCGAAGATGTCGCGCCCCAGGCCCTCGAGCGCGTCGAGGATGGGCGGCATGGCGGGGACGCCCTGCGGCGGTTCCACCATCGCGCCGAGCGCGACGGCCTCGCCGAAGGGCAGGTCCTCCGCCTTGACCTTGGCCACGACCGCCGGGTCGACCTGCTTGAGGTGGACGTAGGCGATGCGGTCGGGGTGGTCGGCGATGATCTTCAGGCTGTCCCCGCCGGAGTACGCGACGTGGCCGGTGTCGAGGCAGAGCTTGACGACGTCGGGGTCGGTGATCTCGAGGAACCGGTCGACCTCGGCGTGGGTGTCGATGTGGGTGTCGGCGTGGGAGTGGACCGCGACCTGCAGGCCGTACCCGTTGCGGACGTCGCGCCCGAGGCGGTCCATGCCGGCGGCGAGCCGCGCCCACCCCTCCTCGTCGAGCTCGCGGGGTTCGATCTGCTCGCCGGTCTTGTCGCTGCGCCACTGGCCGGGGATCACCACGAGGTGGGTGCCGCCCATGGCCTGGGTCAGCTTGGCGACCTGCTCGACCTGCGCCCACGCCTCGTCGTAGTGGTCCGGGCGGTGCAGCGCGGCGAAGATCGTGCCGGCGGACACCTTGAGCCTGCGCTTCTCGAGCTCGTCGGACAGTTCCGCCGGGTCGGTCGGCAGGTAGCCGTAGGGGCCGAGCTCGATCCACTCGTACCCGGCGTCGACGACCTCGTCGAGGAAGCGGGATGCGGGGGTCTGCAGCTCGTCGTCGGCGAACCAGACGCCCCAGGAGTCGGGGGCGGTGCCGATGGTGATGGAGCGGCCCATGGGGAACTTCCTCCACGTCCTCGTGTGTGTCCTCGGGAGTTCGTCGCCGGCCCGCGCGGGGTGGGCGACTGCGAGAACTCTGGCGCAGGACAGCGGGAACTGTCAAGAGATTGTCGTTACATTCTGACGTCAGCAATCCGTCAGGAGCCGGACGCAGCGCGACCTCCCCGGCGGGTGCCGGGGAGGTCGCGGACGGAGGGGGTCGTGGGCGTCAGAGGAGCGGGCGCTGGGCCTGCTTCTTGCCCTCGTACCAGGTGCGGGCCGTGCGGGTGGACTCCAGGTGCGAGACCTCCGAGACCGGGACGTCCCACCAGCCGCCGCCGTCGGGCGCCTCGGAGTACAGGTCGGTCTCGACGTGCACGACGGTCGACTCGCTCGACGCCTTCGCCTCCTGCAGCGCCTCCACGAGTTCCTTGCGGGTGCCCACGCGGACCGCGCGCACCCCCAGGCTGGCGGCGTTCGCCGCGAGGTCGACGGGCAGCTTGTCGCCCTCCAGGCGCCCCTCGGCGGTGCGGCGGCGGTACTTCGTGCCGTAGCGCTGGGAGCCGTGCTGCTCGGACAGGGCGCCGATCGAGGCGAAACCGTGGTTCTGCAGCAGGACGACGATGAGCTTCACGCCCTCCTGGACCGCCGTCACGAGTTCGGTCGGCATCATGAGGTACGAACCGTCCCCGACGGTGACGAACACGTCCCGGTCGGGGGCGGCGAGGGCGACACCGATGCCCCCGGGGATCTCGTAGCCCATGCAGGAGTAGCCGTACTCCACGTGGTACTGCTTCGGGTCGCGGCTGCGCCACATGCAGTGCAGGTCCCCGGGCAGCGAGCCCGCGGCGCACACCACGACGTCGCGGTCCTCGGCCACCTCGTCGACGGCGCCGATGACCTCGGCCTGCGCCAGCAGACCCGTGCGTTCGCCGATGCCGGAGTGGAAGAACGAGTCGACGACCTCGTCCCACTCGCGGTTCAGCCGGGCGGCCCGCTCGCGGTAGGCGTCGGGGGTCGAGAAGTCCGCCAGCGCGGCGGTGAGCGCCTCGAGGGCGACCTTCGCGTCCGCCTGGACGGGAACACCCGCGTGCTTGACGGCGTCGATCGCCGCCACGTTGACGTTGACGAACCTGACGTCGGGGTTCTGGAACGCCGTGCGCGAGGCCGTCGTGAAGTCGGAGTACCGCGTCCCCACGCCGATGACGACGTCGGCCTCGGCGGCGATCTCGTTGGCGCCCGTCGTCCCGGTGGACCCGATGGCCCCCAGGGACAGCGGGTGGTCGTAGCGGATCGCGCCCTTGCCGGCCTGCGACTGCCCGACGGGGATGCCCGTCGCCTCGACGAAGGCCTTCAGCGCCTCGGTCGCGTGGGAGTACACGACGCCACCGCCGGCCACGACCAGCGGCGCCTTGGCGGTGCGGATGAGGGCCGCGGCCTCGTCGACCGCGATCTGCTCCGGCACGGGCCGGGCGATGCGCCAGGTGCGCTCCCGGAACAGCTCGACCGGGAACTCCCACGCCTCGGCCTGCAGGTCCTCGGGCAGGCAGATCGTGGCGGCGCCCGTCTCGGCCGGGTCGGTCAGCACGCGCATCGCGCCCAGCAGGGCCGACGGCAGCTGCTCGGGCCGCCACACGCGGTCGAAGAACTTCGACAGCGGCCGGAACGCGTCGTTCACCGACACGTCGTAGCCGTAGGGCTGCTCGAGCTCCTGCAGCACGGGCGAGGCGACGCGCGTGGCGAACACGTCGCTCGGCAGCAGCAGCACGGGGATGCGGTTGATCGTCGCGAGCGCCGCACCCGTCAGCATGTTCGAGGACCCCGGGCCGACCGAGGCCGTGACGGCCAGGGTCTGCAGGCGGTCCTGCTGGCGGGCGTAGCCGACGGCCGCGTGGACCATGGCCTGCTCGTTGCGGCCGGTCATGTACGGGACCCGCGCCGGAGGCGTCCACCCGTCGCCGAGGGCCCCCTCCTCCGCTTCGAGCAGCGCCTGCCCGACACCGGCCACGTTGCCGTGGCCGAAGATGCCGAACACCCCGCCGAAGAACGGGCGACGGACACCGTCGCGTTCGGAGAACTGGGCCTGGAGGAAGCGGACGACGGCCTGCGAGACCGTCAGCCGGACCGTCTGCACGGCCGGGTTCGGGGGGACTGCGCTCATCGGGTTCTCTCAGTTCTCGGCGGTGTCCGGTGCGATCACTTCGGGGCCATCACTTCGGGGCGGAGTAGAACGGTAGCCGCGCGTCGACCTGCTGCCCGTCCCAGGTCGACCGCACCCACCCGTGGGCGGGGTCGTCGCAGATCTTCCAGGCCCGCTCGTCCTCGGGCCCGGCCATGACGTTCAGGTAGTACATGTCGTACGCCGGGGAGGCGATCGACGGGCCGTGCCAGCCGTGCGGGATGAGCACGACGTCGCCGGAGTGCACCTCCTCCAGCACGTCGATCGGCCGGTCGGGGTCCTGGACGTCGCCGTACACCTGCTGGATCCCGACGCCCCCGGGAACGGTCGGGACGCCGTCCGGCGCGAGGGCGCGGAACTCGTAGTAGTAGATCTCCTCGAGCTCGCTCTCGACGTCGCTCGTGCGGTCGTGCCGGTGCGGCGGGTAGGACGACCAGTTCCCGCCCGGGGTCAGGACCTCGCAGGCGATGAGCTTGTCGGTCTCGAACGCCGCCGGGGTGGCGAAGTTGTTGACCTGCCGGCTGGCCTGCCCGGCGCCCCGCAGTTCCACGGGGACGCCGGACGCCGGGCCGTAGCGGGCAGGCAGGCGGCGCGACGCCCGTGCGCCCGGGAACGA is drawn from Kineococcus endophyticus and contains these coding sequences:
- a CDS encoding Gfo/Idh/MocA family protein, whose protein sequence is MSTTTSTTALSPDSARQGYDRSRPVRVAVLGVGMMGQDHARRLATLTAGAELVAVSDVDVVRTDAVAAEFGVRAIHDPKAAIVDPEVDALVIATPGFTHEELVLLALEAGKPVLCEKPLTTTPETSRRIVEAEAALGRQLVQVGFMRRFDAGYQQLRALIASGEYGAPLFLHCAHRNATTPPNFSSEMLMLDSVVHEVDVVRYLTGEEVVAIRVIAPRSTTSAPDGLQDPQFVIMETESGVLVDVEIFVNTTFGYEVRTELVAEKGQARIGLPGGFEGGMVTQSGRGWGGSIPKDFKERFGAAYDVEFQRWIDAVRAGTNVDGPGVWDGYAAAAVCAAGVQSLKTGERVVIDLGPRP
- a CDS encoding ATP-binding cassette domain-containing protein, encoding MNTLTPNTEILSLKDVGKRYGNVHALRGVSLSVRQGEITCVLGDNGAGKSTLIKIIAGLHTHTDGVLTVNGEEVSFSSPRESLDRGIATVYQDLALVPLMSIWRNFFLGQELLTGWGPFARLDVKRMIQITGEELTKMGISVPDLDRPVGALSGGQRQCIAIARAIYFGAKVLILDEPTAALGVKQSGVVLKYVAKARDAGLGVIFITHNPHHAYLVGNHFVILNRGNVSLDSSRADISLDRLTNEMAGGAELEALSHELSAVTAATNATSN
- a CDS encoding ABC transporter permease, which encodes MEIRTKAGGDAGAGPAASAATTHAGGKATSADDRVSTRPLVSVILSRPEIGSLIGAVALFVLFLVVAPTLRSGASLFTVLYSSSTIGIMAVSVALLMIGGEFDLSAGVAVTTASLTASTFAFQLHLNVWVGVLAALVVALAVGLFNGWLFVRTGLPSFIITLGSFFMLTGLNLGVTKVVSGGVSSPTITDMAGFDSAKAFFNYTLPVGNGLRVPILFWLVLVVVATWILLRTRVGNWIFASGGDPVAARAVGVPVRKTKIGLFMGVGFTAWLLGMHNLFAYSNVQSGNGVGNELYYIIAAVVGGCLMTGGYGSAIGAAIGALIYGVVTNGIVYAGWQADWNKLFLGAMLVIATVVNLVVKNQAAKR
- a CDS encoding TIM barrel protein, whose translation is MGRSITIGTAPDSWGVWFADDELQTPASRFLDEVVDAGYEWIELGPYGYLPTDPAELSDELEKRRLKVSAGTIFAALHRPDHYDEAWAQVEQVAKLTQAMGGTHLVVIPGQWRSDKTGEQIEPRELDEEGWARLAAGMDRLGRDVRNGYGLQVAVHSHADTHIDTHAEVDRFLEITDPDVVKLCLDTGHVAYSGGDSLKIIADHPDRIAYVHLKQVDPAVVAKVKAEDLPFGEAVALGAMVEPPQGVPAMPPILDALEGLGRDIFAIVEQDLYPVAFDTPLPIATRTRTYLNSCR
- the iolD gene encoding 3D-(3,5/4)-trihydroxycyclohexane-1,2-dione acylhydrolase (decyclizing) gives rise to the protein MSAVPPNPAVQTVRLTVSQAVVRFLQAQFSERDGVRRPFFGGVFGIFGHGNVAGVGQALLEAEEGALGDGWTPPARVPYMTGRNEQAMVHAAVGYARQQDRLQTLAVTASVGPGSSNMLTGAALATINRIPVLLLPSDVFATRVASPVLQELEQPYGYDVSVNDAFRPLSKFFDRVWRPEQLPSALLGAMRVLTDPAETGAATICLPEDLQAEAWEFPVELFRERTWRIARPVPEQIAVDEAAALIRTAKAPLVVAGGGVVYSHATEALKAFVEATGIPVGQSQAGKGAIRYDHPLSLGAIGSTGTTGANEIAAEADVVIGVGTRYSDFTTASRTAFQNPDVRFVNVNVAAIDAVKHAGVPVQADAKVALEALTAALADFSTPDAYRERAARLNREWDEVVDSFFHSGIGERTGLLAQAEVIGAVDEVAEDRDVVVCAAGSLPGDLHCMWRSRDPKQYHVEYGYSCMGYEIPGGIGVALAAPDRDVFVTVGDGSYLMMPTELVTAVQEGVKLIVVLLQNHGFASIGALSEQHGSQRYGTKYRRRTAEGRLEGDKLPVDLAANAASLGVRAVRVGTRKELVEALQEAKASSESTVVHVETDLYSEAPDGGGWWDVPVSEVSHLESTRTARTWYEGKKQAQRPLL
- the iolB gene encoding 5-deoxy-glucuronate isomerase, whose product is MSSADLYVPAGASAAGGFDLVVSPESAGWGYSSLRVLTLAPGASRTVATGEDELLVLPLSGSCTVEVDGERFELAGRTSVFDGVTDFAYVGRDSELTVHSAAGGVFSFPGARASRRLPARYGPASGVPVELRGAGQASRQVNNFATPAAFETDKLIACEVLTPGGNWSSYPPHRHDRTSDVESELEEIYYYEFRALAPDGVPTVPGGVGIQQVYGDVQDPDRPIDVLEEVHSGDVVLIPHGWHGPSIASPAYDMYYLNVMAGPEDERAWKICDDPAHGWVRSTWDGQQVDARLPFYSAPK